A stretch of DNA from Kwoniella mangroviensis CBS 8507 chromosome 1 map unlocalized Ctg01, whole genome shotgun sequence:
CCAAAGCCTTTTCCAAGCTTCTCGTCGTAACTCCCGACTGAGCTACAGCCGAAATCACCGAATCTACCTGCTTCAACCTCTTGCGCTGATTTGCTTTTCGCGTAGGTGAGAGTCGCCACGGTGTTTTCCTGATATCAAGGTAATCAATTTGAGTACAAATATGCCAATCACATCCCATTCATCCGGATGGAGAAAGGATTGAATGGGAGCTTACCATAACAGTCCTCCCGATAATATCGAACTCTGTCTGAATGCTCCGAACATCGTTACTTGTTTTTAAgcctctctctcttcctatTTCCACTCTGGTCCTAGAATACTTTGTGATATCTATGTGTGAGGAGCTGTGAGTCG
This window harbors:
- a CDS encoding mitochondrial 54S ribosomal protein mL60, which encodes MFGAFRQSSILSGGLLWKTPWRLSPTRKANQRKRLKQVDSVISAVAQSGVTTRSLEKALALPMESEMNPRDKYTTFSKHHRGYRKSQHKVPKWTRLTLRENPKGF